The Bernardetia litoralis DSM 6794 genome includes a window with the following:
- the fumC gene encoding class II fumarate hydratase → MSDFRIERDTMGEVKVPAEKYWGAQTERSRNNFKIGEEASMPKEIIYAFAYLKKAAGQANTELGVLAQEKSDLIGRACDEILEGKLDNEFPLVIWQTGSGTQSNMNVNEVVANRGHVLEGGKLTDEKKALHPNDDVNKSQSSNDTFPTAMHIAAYKLVSENTIKGIEKLRDALQSKVEEFKDIVKIGRTHFMDATPVTLGQEFSGYVQQLNNSLRCIKNALEMVKELALGGTAVGTGLNTPKGYDVLVAQKIANLTGLPFVTAPNKFEALAAHDAMVELSGALKRTAVSLMKIANDIRMLGSGPRCGIGEIMLPENEPGSSIMPGKVNPTQPEAMTMVCAQVMGNDMAVSVGGSNGHFELNVFKPLIAANVLQSARLIGDACVSFTDNCAAGIKPNKENIQNHLENSLMLVTALNTHIGYEKSAKIAKKAHKENKTLRQAAVELEYLTSEDFDKWVVPAEMTGSLK, encoded by the coding sequence ATGTCAGATTTTCGTATTGAGCGTGATACAATGGGCGAGGTAAAAGTACCAGCTGAAAAATACTGGGGCGCACAAACTGAGCGTAGTCGCAACAATTTCAAAATTGGAGAAGAAGCATCTATGCCAAAAGAAATTATTTATGCTTTTGCATATCTCAAAAAAGCTGCTGGACAAGCTAATACAGAGTTAGGTGTTTTGGCACAAGAAAAAAGCGACCTTATTGGAAGAGCTTGTGATGAGATTTTGGAAGGAAAATTAGATAATGAATTTCCTTTAGTAATTTGGCAAACAGGTTCGGGAACACAATCAAACATGAATGTCAATGAAGTAGTAGCAAATCGTGGACACGTTTTGGAAGGTGGAAAATTGACAGATGAGAAAAAAGCATTGCATCCAAATGATGATGTAAACAAATCTCAATCTTCAAATGATACTTTTCCTACTGCAATGCACATTGCTGCTTACAAATTAGTAAGTGAAAATACAATAAAAGGAATTGAAAAATTGCGTGATGCACTTCAAAGCAAAGTAGAAGAATTTAAAGACATTGTCAAAATAGGTCGTACTCACTTTATGGATGCTACTCCTGTTACTTTGGGTCAAGAATTTTCTGGTTATGTTCAACAATTAAATAATTCTTTACGTTGCATCAAAAATGCACTTGAAATGGTAAAAGAATTAGCTTTGGGAGGAACTGCCGTAGGAACTGGTCTTAATACCCCAAAAGGATATGATGTTTTGGTGGCTCAAAAAATTGCTAATCTTACAGGATTACCATTCGTAACTGCACCAAATAAGTTTGAAGCTTTGGCTGCTCATGATGCAATGGTAGAACTTTCAGGTGCTTTGAAACGTACTGCAGTTTCACTTATGAAAATTGCAAATGATATTCGTATGTTGGGTTCAGGACCTCGTTGTGGAATTGGAGAAATTATGCTTCCTGAAAACGAACCAGGTTCGTCTATTATGCCTGGAAAAGTAAATCCTACACAACCAGAAGCAATGACAATGGTTTGCGCTCAGGTAATGGGTAATGATATGGCTGTTTCAGTAGGTGGTTCAAATGGACACTTCGAACTCAATGTTTTCAAGCCTTTGATTGCTGCCAATGTACTTCAATCGGCTCGTTTGATTGGTGATGCCTGTGTTTCTTTTACAGATAATTGTGCTGCTGGAATCAAACCAAATAAAGAAAATATTCAAAATCACTTAGAAAATTCATTGATGTTAGTTACTGCTCTTAATACGCATATTGGCTACGAAAAATCTGCAAAGATTGCCAAAAAAGCGCATAAAGAAAATAAAACTCTTCGTCAAGCTGCTGTAGAATTAGAATATTTGACTTCAGAAGATTTTGATAAATGGGTTGTTCCTGCTGAAATGACTGGTTCTTTGAAATAA
- a CDS encoding IS5 family transposase, which produces MYVNLSKKTITENILPYLTQFKKGRKPKVALWRIVKAIIYRLKTGTQWRELPIKQFFGRTSINWNTVYYHYNKWSKLENWKNLWTHYLSKNRSDIDLSICHLDGSHSPAKQGGEGVAYSSRKRCKTTNSLFLTDKNGIPVAMSVPQGGNHHDAFELEKNMQTMLVDLNKANIRHEGIFLNADAAFDTNSFRSFCSHMDIVDNIDFNKRNRKDIDNQPFKDEKMYDLRFAIERTNAWLDAFKAILTRYETKIHTWQSLHYLAFTLIFIRDRQKIKLNS; this is translated from the coding sequence ATGTACGTAAATTTATCAAAAAAAACTATCACAGAAAATATTTTACCCTATTTAACTCAATTTAAAAAAGGTCGTAAACCTAAAGTAGCTCTTTGGCGCATTGTTAAAGCTATTATTTATCGTCTTAAAACAGGTACTCAATGGAGAGAATTACCTATCAAACAATTTTTTGGCAGAACTTCAATTAACTGGAATACAGTATATTATCACTATAATAAATGGTCAAAGTTGGAAAATTGGAAGAATTTATGGACACATTATTTATCTAAGAATCGTTCTGATATAGACCTTTCTATTTGTCATTTGGATGGTAGTCATTCACCAGCAAAACAAGGAGGAGAAGGAGTAGCTTATTCAAGCAGAAAAAGATGTAAAACAACAAATTCACTATTTCTGACTGATAAAAATGGAATTCCAGTAGCGATGTCTGTGCCTCAAGGTGGAAATCATCACGATGCTTTTGAACTTGAAAAAAATATGCAAACTATGTTAGTAGATTTGAACAAGGCAAATATTAGACATGAAGGAATTTTTCTTAATGCAGATGCTGCTTTTGATACAAATTCATTTCGTTCTTTTTGCTCGCATATGGATATTGTGGATAACATAGATTTTAATAAAAGAAATCGAAAAGATATTGATAATCAACCATTTAAAGATGAAAAAATGTATGATTTACGTTTTGCAATAGAAAGAACTAATGCTTGGTTAGATGCTTTTAAGGCAATATTGACACGATATGAAACTAAAATCCATACTTGGCAAAGCCTACATTATTTAGCTTTTACTTTGATATTTATCAGAGATAGACAGAAAATAAAACTCAATTCTTAA